A DNA window from Caulobacter mirabilis contains the following coding sequences:
- a CDS encoding TauD/TfdA dioxygenase family protein: MNAITDRHRFETEVVEGLTFVPAGPVLGAEVEGLDLREELSPGVVAAIRGGLNRYKVLFFRDQDISHEDHIRFGRYFGDLEGHPVTATVPGHPEILHIEAADGLKLREDILPIVRPANKWHTDVTFREKPSFAGILRARTLPPLGGDTIFADTAAIYADLPAEVKEKIGRLKAEHDILQSFGYRVDEAKRKELSEQYPPRAHPVVRTHPETGEKHLFVNHVFTTRILGLDDEEGRDLLAYLVDRVKAPEYQVRFRWSPDAIVFWDNRATQHYAVLDYWPDYRAVERVTVRGDDKPF, translated from the coding sequence ATGAACGCCATCACCGATCGTCATCGCTTCGAGACCGAGGTGGTCGAGGGGCTGACCTTCGTCCCCGCCGGCCCCGTCCTGGGCGCCGAGGTCGAGGGCCTGGACCTGCGCGAGGAGCTGTCGCCCGGCGTGGTCGCGGCCATCCGCGGCGGCCTCAATCGCTACAAGGTGCTGTTCTTCCGCGACCAGGACATCAGCCACGAGGACCATATCCGCTTCGGCCGCTACTTCGGCGACCTGGAGGGACATCCGGTCACCGCCACCGTGCCCGGCCATCCGGAGATCCTGCACATCGAGGCGGCCGACGGGCTGAAGCTGCGCGAGGACATCCTCCCGATCGTCCGCCCGGCCAACAAATGGCACACCGACGTCACCTTCCGCGAGAAGCCGTCCTTCGCCGGCATCCTGCGGGCGCGGACCCTGCCGCCGCTGGGCGGGGACACGATCTTTGCGGACACCGCCGCGATCTACGCCGACCTGCCCGCCGAGGTGAAGGAGAAGATCGGTCGCCTGAAGGCCGAGCACGACATCCTGCAGTCGTTCGGCTACCGCGTGGACGAGGCCAAGCGGAAAGAGCTCTCGGAGCAGTATCCGCCCCGCGCCCACCCGGTGGTTCGCACCCATCCGGAGACCGGCGAGAAGCACCTGTTCGTGAACCACGTCTTCACGACCCGGATCCTCGGCCTCGACGACGAGGAGGGCAGGGACCTGCTCGCCTACCTCGTCGACCGGGTGAAGGCGCCGGAGTACCAGGTCCGCTTCCGCTGGAGCCCCGACGCCATCGTCTTCTGGGACAACCGCGCAACCCAGCACTACGCGGTGCTGGACTACTGGCCGGACTATCGGGCGGTCGAGCGGGTCACCGTCCGCGGGGACGACAAGCCCTTCTGA
- a CDS encoding TonB-dependent receptor — MTRRSVRMTHSKVLATGASLLILAGASAAMAEEADAGAGGASVSEVVITAARTKLPASALPLTVDVVDSQTLVDQVAISGSMVDAVSTLSPSFSPTRQKLSGSGESLRGRSPLYAVNGIPQSTPIRDGSRDGFTIDPFFIDRVELIYGSNALQGIGATGGVVNQVTVGAPREDGISGRALAQVSSDTGFHGDGLGWKTAGLVAYRAGAFDATIGLAYEARGAFYDGDGRRVAVDNTQGEIQDSKSGSIFGRFGWQATDHLRFDLIANYFELKGDADYIVSTGSRDLNRPATSVRGVAEGAPASNKVQMVSLQVAHDDLWGGSLTAQAFYNKSRDIFGADRAPTFQDPRIAPFGTLLDQSYNQSEKLGARGSYEREIPFVQGLTAIVGLDALRDKTRQSLMRTPRDWVPPTEFTSVAPFVQANLALFDDRVHLAAGVRHEKVQLKADDFETLWTYGSRKVGGGDPEFSATLYNGGVVWKAMDGLRLYVSYAEGYTVPDVGRILRSISEPGKDVDTYLNISPVISDNQEIGAEWRKGPIEASAAYFWSKSKLGSLLVRNPVSQVYDVQRQRVEIEGLELNVNVQTPLPGLKVYAGYAHLKGRADSNQDGSVDIDLDGANISPDRFNLAASYQEGPLTVRVQSQFYLGRDYDGAARSPRKGRDSRFEGYAVMDASVRYAADFGDVFFTVNNLMDQQYVSYASDTTNLGDDNRFFAGRGRTFTLGLERRF, encoded by the coding sequence ATGACGCGGCGCAGCGTGCGGATGACGCACAGCAAGGTTCTGGCGACGGGCGCGAGCCTGCTGATCCTGGCCGGAGCCTCCGCCGCCATGGCTGAAGAGGCCGACGCCGGCGCCGGTGGGGCCTCGGTCTCCGAGGTGGTGATCACCGCCGCCCGCACCAAGCTGCCCGCCAGCGCCCTGCCCCTGACCGTCGACGTCGTCGATTCCCAGACCCTGGTCGATCAAGTGGCGATCAGCGGCTCGATGGTGGACGCGGTCTCGACCCTGTCGCCGTCCTTCTCGCCGACCCGGCAGAAGCTGTCGGGCTCGGGCGAGAGCCTGCGCGGCCGCTCGCCGCTGTACGCCGTCAACGGCATCCCGCAGTCGACGCCGATCCGCGACGGTTCGCGCGACGGCTTCACCATCGATCCGTTCTTCATCGACCGGGTCGAGCTGATCTACGGCTCCAACGCCCTGCAAGGCATCGGCGCCACCGGCGGCGTCGTGAACCAGGTCACCGTCGGCGCGCCGCGCGAGGACGGGATTTCCGGCCGCGCCCTGGCCCAGGTCAGCAGCGACACCGGCTTCCACGGCGACGGCCTGGGCTGGAAGACCGCCGGCCTGGTCGCCTATCGCGCCGGCGCCTTCGACGCCACGATCGGCCTGGCCTACGAGGCCCGCGGCGCCTTCTACGACGGCGACGGTCGCCGCGTGGCGGTCGACAACACCCAGGGCGAGATCCAGGATTCCAAGAGCGGCTCGATCTTCGGCCGCTTCGGCTGGCAGGCGACCGACCACCTGCGCTTCGACCTGATCGCCAACTATTTCGAGCTCAAGGGCGACGCCGACTACATCGTCTCGACCGGCAGCCGCGACCTCAACCGCCCCGCCACCAGCGTGCGCGGCGTGGCCGAGGGCGCCCCGGCGTCGAACAAGGTGCAGATGGTCTCGCTGCAGGTCGCCCACGACGACCTGTGGGGCGGCTCGCTGACCGCCCAGGCCTTCTACAACAAGTCCCGCGACATCTTCGGCGCCGACCGCGCCCCGACCTTCCAGGATCCCCGCATCGCGCCGTTCGGCACGCTGCTCGACCAGTCCTACAACCAGTCCGAGAAGCTGGGCGCGCGCGGCAGCTACGAGCGCGAGATCCCGTTCGTCCAGGGCTTGACCGCAATCGTCGGCCTGGACGCGCTGCGCGACAAGACCCGCCAGTCGCTGATGCGCACGCCCCGGGACTGGGTGCCGCCGACCGAGTTCACCAGCGTCGCGCCGTTCGTTCAGGCCAACCTGGCCCTGTTCGACGACCGCGTGCACCTGGCCGCCGGCGTCCGGCATGAAAAGGTCCAGCTCAAGGCCGACGACTTCGAGACCCTGTGGACCTACGGCTCGCGGAAGGTCGGCGGCGGCGATCCCGAATTCAGCGCCACGCTCTACAACGGCGGCGTGGTGTGGAAGGCGATGGACGGTCTGCGCCTATACGTCAGCTACGCCGAGGGCTACACCGTGCCGGACGTCGGCCGGATTCTCCGCTCCATCTCCGAACCCGGCAAAGACGTCGACACCTACCTGAACATCAGCCCGGTGATCTCCGACAACCAGGAGATCGGCGCCGAGTGGAGGAAGGGGCCGATCGAGGCCTCAGCCGCCTATTTCTGGTCCAAGTCGAAGCTCGGCTCGCTGCTGGTCCGCAATCCGGTCTCCCAGGTCTATGACGTCCAGCGCCAGCGGGTCGAGATCGAGGGCCTGGAGCTGAACGTCAACGTCCAGACGCCCCTGCCCGGCCTGAAGGTCTACGCCGGCTACGCCCATCTGAAGGGTCGCGCCGACAGCAACCAGGACGGCAGCGTCGACATCGACCTGGACGGCGCCAACATCTCGCCGGACCGGTTCAACCTGGCCGCCTCCTACCAGGAAGGGCCGCTGACGGTTCGCGTCCAGAGCCAGTTCTACCTGGGCCGCGACTACGACGGGGCCGCCCGCAGCCCGCGCAAGGGTCGCGACAGCCGCTTCGAGGGCTACGCCGTCATGGACGCCTCGGTGCGCTACGCGGCAGACTTCGGCGACGTCTTCTTCACGGTGAACAACCTGATGGACCAGCAGTACGTCAGCTACGCGTCCGACACGACCAACCTCGGCGACGACAACCGCTTCTTCGCCGGCCGCGGCCGCACCTTCACCCTGGGCCTGGAACGCCGCTTCTGA
- a CDS encoding TauD/TfdA dioxygenase family protein produces the protein MSADGTLTIAPAKLDIRRVGGRLGAEIAGVRLGPDLDDATVQAIYDALHAHKVIFFRDQGHLDDDSQEAFAERLGSPVAHPTVPVKNGKYLLELDSRLGGRANSWHTDVTFVDAYPKASILRAVTSPEYGGDTVWANTAEAYNRLPPELKALADSLWALHTNAYDYAATRGTVSKEAIERHRTVFASTVYETEHPVVRVHPATGERTLVLGHFVKSFVGYSSQDSRRLFDLLQDQVVKLENTVRWRWRQGDVAIWDNRATQHYAVDDYGDQVRVMRRVTLDGDTPVSITGERSRVIKPEVAPHSIAAE, from the coding sequence ATGAGCGCCGACGGAACCCTGACCATCGCCCCCGCCAAGCTCGACATCCGCCGTGTCGGCGGCCGCCTGGGCGCCGAGATCGCCGGCGTCCGGCTCGGACCGGACCTCGACGACGCCACGGTGCAGGCGATCTACGACGCCCTGCACGCGCACAAGGTCATCTTCTTCCGCGACCAGGGCCATCTGGACGACGACAGCCAGGAGGCCTTCGCCGAACGGCTGGGCAGTCCGGTCGCCCATCCGACCGTGCCGGTGAAGAACGGCAAGTACCTGCTCGAGCTCGACTCCCGCCTCGGCGGCCGCGCCAACAGCTGGCACACCGATGTCACCTTCGTGGACGCCTATCCCAAGGCCTCGATCCTGCGGGCGGTGACCTCGCCGGAGTACGGCGGCGACACCGTCTGGGCCAACACGGCGGAGGCCTACAACCGCCTGCCGCCGGAGCTGAAGGCGCTGGCCGACAGCCTCTGGGCCCTGCACACCAACGCCTACGACTACGCCGCCACCCGCGGGACGGTGTCGAAGGAGGCGATCGAGCGGCACCGCACGGTGTTCGCCTCGACGGTCTATGAGACCGAGCATCCGGTCGTCCGCGTCCATCCGGCGACCGGCGAGCGGACCCTGGTTCTGGGCCACTTCGTGAAGTCCTTCGTCGGCTACTCCAGCCAGGACAGCCGGCGGCTGTTCGACCTCCTGCAGGACCAGGTCGTCAAGCTCGAGAACACGGTCCGATGGCGCTGGCGCCAGGGCGACGTGGCCATCTGGGACAACCGCGCCACCCAGCATTACGCGGTCGACGACTACGGCGACCAGGTGCGGGTCATGCGCCGCGTGACCCTGGACGGCGACACGCCGGTGTCGATCACCGGCGAGCGCAGCCGGGTGATCAAGCCCGAGGTCGCCCCCCACAGCATCGCGGCCGAATAG
- a CDS encoding MFS transporter — protein sequence MTTASATAATSRPAAWRLAVFASLAVPLAGAGLPLAVYLPPYYAQELGLGLGLVGAIFMISRLGDAVIDPLVGGWSDRTRSRFGRRKPWIAAGAPLFALATAAIFAPGLLGVRPGAVWLSAWLAVFYIGWTMIQIPVSAWAGELAAQYHERSRVQTFFHVTTAAGLLLVLVLPAILDQVAARAGVAANQELKVAVMGGFILVTFVPAIAATLLLVKEPAAPTPPAGPSTLKRDLAVAARDPLLRKVLTSDFAVTLGQLIRSSLFVFFVSAYMGRPDLAAGLFLLQFVFGVFAGPIWLQIGYRLGKHRTAVAGEIVQVGVNLALLLVTPEALPLLIGLTIAQGLAQGSGNLMLRAMVSDVADKQRLETGVDRTGLLFSIFSLTGKAATAVAVGVALPLVGALGFKPGATNGAEALLGLKLVFALGPALAHAASAWLIAGFSLDEQRHGDIRRQLDERDGLAGPLATPAE from the coding sequence ATGACCACCGCTTCCGCCACAGCCGCCACGAGCCGTCCCGCCGCCTGGCGACTGGCCGTCTTCGCCTCATTGGCCGTGCCGCTGGCGGGGGCGGGTCTGCCGCTGGCCGTCTACCTGCCGCCCTACTACGCCCAGGAGCTGGGTCTGGGGCTCGGGCTGGTCGGCGCCATCTTCATGATCAGCCGGCTGGGCGACGCGGTCATCGATCCGCTCGTCGGCGGCTGGTCGGACCGCACGCGGAGCCGTTTCGGCCGCCGCAAGCCCTGGATCGCCGCCGGCGCGCCGCTGTTCGCCCTGGCCACGGCCGCGATCTTCGCCCCCGGCCTGCTGGGGGTCCGGCCGGGGGCGGTCTGGCTCTCCGCCTGGCTGGCGGTGTTCTACATCGGCTGGACGATGATCCAGATCCCGGTCTCGGCCTGGGCCGGGGAGCTGGCGGCGCAGTATCACGAGCGCAGCCGGGTCCAGACCTTCTTCCATGTCACCACGGCGGCGGGCCTGCTGCTGGTGCTGGTCCTGCCGGCGATCCTGGACCAGGTCGCCGCCCGCGCCGGCGTCGCCGCCAACCAGGAGCTGAAAGTCGCCGTGATGGGCGGCTTCATCCTGGTGACCTTCGTCCCGGCGATCGCCGCGACCCTGCTGCTGGTCAAGGAGCCGGCGGCGCCGACCCCGCCGGCCGGCCCCTCGACGCTGAAGCGCGACCTGGCCGTCGCCGCCCGCGATCCGCTGCTGCGCAAGGTGCTGACCTCGGATTTCGCGGTCACCCTGGGCCAGCTGATCCGCAGCTCGCTCTTTGTCTTCTTCGTCTCCGCCTACATGGGCCGCCCGGACCTGGCCGCGGGGCTGTTCCTGCTGCAGTTCGTGTTCGGCGTCTTCGCCGGCCCGATCTGGCTGCAGATCGGCTATCGCCTGGGCAAGCACCGCACCGCCGTCGCCGGCGAGATCGTCCAGGTCGGCGTCAACCTGGCCCTGCTGTTGGTGACGCCCGAGGCGCTGCCGCTGCTGATCGGCCTGACCATCGCCCAGGGCCTGGCCCAGGGGTCGGGCAACCTGATGCTGCGAGCCATGGTCTCCGACGTCGCCGACAAGCAGCGGCTGGAGACCGGCGTCGATCGCACGGGTCTGCTGTTCTCCATCTTCAGCCTGACCGGCAAGGCGGCCACGGCCGTGGCCGTGGGCGTGGCCCTGCCGCTGGTCGGGGCGCTGGGCTTCAAGCCGGGCGCGACCAATGGAGCCGAGGCCCTGCTGGGGCTGAAGCTGGTCTTCGCCCTCGGCCCCGCGCTCGCCCACGCCGCCTCGGCCTGGCTGATCGCCGGCTTCTCCCTCGACGAACAGCGCCACGGCGACATCCGCCGCCAGCTGGACGAGCGCGACGGGCTCGCGGGCCCGCTCGCCACCCCCGCCGAATGA
- a CDS encoding M23 family metallopeptidase: MPTSPRMPWSLIVRRGYVAMGFALSFAGLAVAAQPQTRAAAKRVAEHVEGHKPEPRTFETVLVWQGLDVDGDGAADFANPTGAAPRTLDDFGSGAFGARRDGGGRRHEGVDYAATAGQAVRAPISGYVTKIGYAYGDDAGLQFVEITNPAIGYVARAFYIDPTVTVGQAVRLGTRIGSAVSLQSHYPGITDHVHLEVMNPAKARIDANRVIVAKLTTREVRG; the protein is encoded by the coding sequence ATGCCGACATCCCCCCGGATGCCCTGGAGCCTGATCGTGCGTCGCGGCTACGTCGCGATGGGGTTCGCCCTGTCCTTCGCCGGCCTGGCCGTCGCCGCCCAGCCGCAGACCCGGGCCGCGGCGAAGAGAGTCGCCGAACATGTGGAGGGCCACAAACCTGAGCCCAGGACCTTCGAGACCGTGCTGGTCTGGCAGGGGCTGGATGTGGACGGCGACGGCGCGGCCGACTTCGCCAACCCGACCGGCGCCGCGCCGCGCACCCTGGACGACTTCGGCTCCGGCGCGTTCGGCGCCCGGCGCGACGGCGGCGGCCGCCGGCACGAGGGCGTCGACTATGCGGCGACGGCGGGGCAGGCCGTACGGGCCCCGATCTCCGGCTACGTGACCAAGATCGGCTACGCCTATGGCGACGACGCCGGACTGCAGTTCGTCGAGATCACCAACCCGGCCATCGGCTATGTCGCGCGGGCCTTCTACATCGACCCGACCGTGACCGTCGGCCAGGCCGTGCGTCTGGGGACGCGGATCGGCAGCGCGGTCAGCCTGCAGTCGCACTATCCCGGCATCACCGACCATGTGCACCTGGAGGTGATGAACCCCGCCAAGGCCCGCATCGACGCCAACCGCGTGATCGTCGCCAAGCTGACCACCCGCGAGGTGCGGGGCTAG
- a CDS encoding TonB-dependent receptor, with protein MSVANLKTILTLSTAAAALVGAAPSWAQTIASTGAASDVAAEAALADAAEVDQVVVTARRREENAQDVPIALTVFGGEALEAAGAYNVQQITQLAPSLQFGSFNPRNTTVNIRGLGNNVGLANDGLEVGVGFYIDGVYYSRPAAATFDLTDIERVEILRGPQGTLFGKNTTAGALNIITRAPTFETEAQLELTAGNKGFFQTKGSLSGPLGETLAGRVSFATTYRDGLVHNVVNGRDYNNQQSLALRGQLLWKPSDAFHLRLAADYNKQDTDCCVLVFAGVAPTLKPAAAQFAALAAGLGYSPASRNPFDRRTDINDKAQANQELGGVSATAEWDLGGATVTGIASWRFWNWDPANDADFTRLSIIERSENADEQEQATLELRVASNGERTIDYVAGVYAYWQDIDARLTSVFGRNSTYWLLSPALPGALTDGYRSDGTAASTTKSYAAFGQLTWHATDQLSITPGLRYTYEDKDARFRSTVSGGLATTNPTLLAYKLALARPQAYTAELSDGSLSGQINVSYKLTPDALVYVNWARGYKSGGINLGGLPVDAAGNPIPDSAVIEPEKTTAWELGLKSQLFDRRVTFNVAVFRTDTDDYQANIVDSAGGTLKQFLANVEQVRSQGVELDAQLARIGGFSGYLSAAYTDAEYVSYRNGPCPIEKIGSATAACDLSGEALPGVSKWAATLGADYERALSLGGIEGEGYLAGEVSYRSNPASLSAYTEVGDLTLVNLRAGFRAAKGWELFVWSKNLLDEEYFQYLSAQTGNSGALYGAPGDPRTVGVTFRARY; from the coding sequence GTGTCTGTAGCAAACCTAAAAACAATCCTGACTCTTTCGACGGCCGCGGCCGCCCTGGTCGGCGCGGCGCCGTCCTGGGCTCAGACGATCGCATCGACCGGCGCGGCCAGCGACGTCGCCGCTGAAGCGGCGCTCGCCGACGCCGCGGAGGTCGATCAGGTCGTGGTGACCGCGCGTCGCCGCGAGGAGAACGCCCAGGACGTGCCGATCGCCCTGACCGTCTTCGGCGGCGAGGCGCTGGAGGCGGCCGGCGCCTACAATGTCCAGCAGATCACCCAGCTGGCCCCGAGCCTGCAGTTCGGCTCGTTCAACCCGCGCAACACCACGGTGAACATCCGCGGCCTGGGCAACAACGTCGGCCTGGCCAACGACGGCCTGGAGGTCGGCGTCGGCTTCTACATCGACGGCGTCTATTACAGCCGGCCGGCCGCCGCGACATTCGACCTGACCGACATCGAGCGGGTCGAGATCCTCCGCGGGCCGCAGGGCACGCTGTTCGGCAAGAACACCACCGCCGGCGCCCTGAACATCATCACCCGCGCGCCGACCTTCGAGACCGAGGCCCAGCTGGAGCTGACCGCCGGGAACAAGGGCTTCTTCCAGACCAAGGGCTCGCTGTCGGGGCCGCTGGGCGAGACCCTGGCCGGGCGGGTCTCGTTCGCCACGACCTATCGCGACGGCCTGGTCCACAACGTCGTCAACGGCCGGGACTATAACAACCAGCAGAGCCTGGCCCTGCGCGGCCAACTGCTGTGGAAGCCGAGCGATGCGTTCCACCTGCGGCTGGCGGCCGACTACAACAAGCAGGACACGGACTGCTGCGTGCTGGTCTTCGCCGGCGTCGCGCCGACGCTGAAGCCGGCCGCCGCGCAGTTCGCCGCCCTGGCCGCCGGCCTGGGGTACAGCCCCGCCAGCCGCAATCCCTTCGATCGCCGGACCGACATCAACGACAAGGCCCAGGCCAATCAGGAGCTGGGCGGGGTCTCGGCCACGGCCGAGTGGGACCTGGGCGGCGCCACCGTCACCGGCATCGCCAGCTGGCGGTTCTGGAACTGGGACCCGGCCAACGACGCAGACTTCACCCGCCTGTCGATCATCGAGCGTTCGGAAAACGCCGACGAGCAGGAGCAGGCCACGCTGGAGCTGCGCGTGGCGTCCAACGGCGAACGCACGATCGACTATGTCGCCGGCGTTTACGCCTACTGGCAGGATATCGACGCCCGGCTGACCAGCGTGTTCGGGCGCAACTCGACCTATTGGCTGCTCAGCCCGGCGCTGCCCGGGGCCCTGACCGACGGCTACCGCTCGGACGGAACCGCCGCGTCGACGACCAAGAGCTACGCCGCCTTCGGCCAGCTGACCTGGCACGCCACCGATCAGCTGAGCATCACGCCGGGGCTGCGCTACACCTATGAGGACAAGGACGCCCGGTTCCGGTCCACGGTCTCGGGCGGGCTGGCGACGACCAATCCGACCCTGCTGGCCTACAAGCTGGCGCTGGCCCGGCCGCAGGCCTACACCGCCGAGCTGTCCGACGGCAGCCTGTCGGGCCAGATCAACGTCTCCTACAAGCTGACCCCGGACGCGCTGGTCTATGTGAACTGGGCGCGCGGTTACAAGTCGGGCGGGATCAACCTGGGCGGTTTGCCCGTGGACGCGGCCGGCAATCCGATCCCGGACAGCGCGGTCATCGAGCCCGAGAAGACCACCGCCTGGGAGCTGGGCCTGAAGAGCCAGCTGTTCGACCGCCGGGTGACCTTCAACGTCGCGGTCTTCCGGACCGATACCGATGACTACCAGGCCAACATCGTCGACAGCGCCGGCGGCACGCTCAAGCAGTTCCTGGCCAACGTCGAGCAGGTGCGCTCGCAGGGCGTCGAGCTGGACGCGCAACTGGCCCGGATCGGCGGCTTCAGCGGCTACCTCTCGGCCGCCTACACCGACGCCGAGTACGTCTCCTACCGGAACGGTCCTTGCCCGATCGAGAAGATCGGCAGCGCCACGGCCGCCTGCGACCTCAGCGGCGAGGCCCTGCCGGGCGTATCGAAATGGGCGGCCACGCTGGGCGCCGACTACGAGCGGGCCCTGTCGCTGGGCGGGATCGAGGGCGAGGGCTACCTCGCCGGCGAGGTCAGCTATCGCAGCAACCCGGCCAGCCTGTCGGCCTACACCGAGGTCGGCGACCTGACCCTGGTCAACCTGCGCGCGGGCTTCCGCGCCGCCAAGGGCTGGGAGCTGTTCGTCTGGTCCAAGAACCTGCTGGACGAGGAGTACTTCCAGTACCTCAGCGCCCAGACCGGCAACTCCGGCGCCCTCTACGGCGCGCCCGGCGATCCGCGGACGGTCGGCGTGACCTTCCGCGCTCGGTACTAG
- a CDS encoding Hpt domain-containing protein: MARRDITGAVDFPYLEAFAAGDTGVIDEVLGLFQEQAQLWSPLLDSESEGWRDAAHTVKGAARGIGAHALAEACERAEAQGPHALPDVHAALDAALFDIAAYRHEAALRSLRG, from the coding sequence TTGGCTAGACGAGATATCACTGGAGCCGTTGATTTTCCTTATCTTGAGGCCTTCGCGGCCGGCGATACGGGCGTGATCGACGAGGTGCTGGGACTGTTCCAGGAGCAGGCTCAGCTGTGGTCGCCGCTGCTTGATTCCGAGTCGGAAGGCTGGCGCGACGCGGCCCACACCGTGAAGGGCGCGGCGCGGGGAATCGGCGCCCACGCGCTGGCCGAGGCCTGCGAGCGGGCGGAGGCCCAGGGGCCGCACGCGCTGCCCGATGTCCACGCCGCCCTCGACGCGGCGCTGTTCGACATCGCCGCCTACCGTCACGAGGCGGCGCTCAGGTCATTGCGCGGCTGA
- a CDS encoding PepSY-associated TM helix domain-containing protein: MAILRLLHRWAGGFIGLFLAALGLSGALLVHEADYLRLTLPHAADAQVQDAATVARAVDRIFSAEDRPRSIILASERMGLHTLNYGENRGAYATQDGEIVTRWSSKWERPEVWLFDFHHHLLMGDAGEMAAGIMALVGLAFVVTGIILWWPTRRLFTVRAWPTSFKRNAVVWHHRDIGLLAAPVLFVSMLTGVMMTLPAVEDVILAPFTKPSVMAAASKPPSVKGGPLSPDIDYKALLETARARFPDAELRTIGLPAKPGALISLRVRQQAEWLPNGRTMFWFDPADGRLVASRDAQAMPLGLRIANAEYPIHAAKVGGVVMRLVMTFSGLVLALLGTLAVWTFWANPKTQKRKRPVRKAVQAA, encoded by the coding sequence ATGGCGATCCTGAGGCTCCTGCACCGCTGGGCCGGCGGCTTCATCGGCCTGTTCCTGGCGGCGCTGGGGCTGTCGGGCGCCCTGTTGGTGCACGAGGCCGACTACCTGCGCCTGACCCTGCCGCACGCGGCCGACGCCCAGGTGCAGGACGCCGCCACGGTGGCCCGCGCGGTCGACAGGATCTTCTCGGCCGAGGACCGGCCGCGGTCGATCATCCTGGCCAGCGAGCGGATGGGGCTGCACACCCTGAACTACGGCGAGAACCGCGGCGCCTACGCGACCCAGGACGGCGAGATCGTCACCCGCTGGTCGTCGAAGTGGGAGCGGCCGGAGGTCTGGCTGTTCGACTTCCACCATCACCTGCTGATGGGCGACGCCGGCGAGATGGCGGCCGGGATCATGGCCCTGGTCGGGCTGGCCTTCGTGGTCACCGGGATCATCCTGTGGTGGCCGACCCGCCGCCTGTTCACGGTGCGGGCCTGGCCGACCAGCTTCAAGCGCAACGCCGTGGTCTGGCACCACCGCGACATCGGCCTGCTCGCCGCGCCGGTGCTGTTCGTCTCGATGCTGACCGGGGTGATGATGACCCTGCCGGCGGTCGAGGACGTCATCCTGGCGCCCTTCACCAAACCGTCGGTGATGGCCGCCGCCTCCAAGCCGCCGAGCGTGAAGGGCGGGCCGCTGTCGCCCGACATCGACTACAAGGCCCTGCTGGAGACAGCGCGGGCGAGGTTCCCCGACGCGGAGCTGCGCACCATCGGCCTGCCCGCCAAGCCGGGGGCGCTGATCTCGCTGCGGGTGCGCCAGCAGGCCGAATGGCTGCCCAACGGCCGGACGATGTTCTGGTTCGATCCCGCCGACGGCCGCCTGGTCGCCTCGCGCGACGCCCAGGCCATGCCGCTGGGCCTGAGGATCGCCAACGCCGAGTACCCGATCCATGCCGCCAAGGTCGGCGGCGTCGTCATGCGGCTGGTGATGACCTTCTCGGGCCTCGTCCTGGCCCTGCTCGGCACCCTGGCGGTCTGGACCTTCTGGGCCAACCCCAAGACCCAGAAGCGCAAGCGGCCGGTCCGGAAAGCCGTGCAGGCGGCCTAG